One window of Methylococcus sp. EFPC2 genomic DNA carries:
- a CDS encoding murein hydrolase activator EnvC, which produces MRGLARILGLVVLALPTAGADAGEREEKDRELHTLRGKIRIEEVAVGGLESQKSDLSSQLGALERRYGELSKSLRDLENQARSQERQLDDLKRQRAELRVGILQHNRTLIAQTRAAYADGRREWLKLALNQDDPARASRMLAYYGYLNRARSAQLQILDRSLAGTRELEAKLLAEAERLNSTRARIAREQADLEASRKQRRELMAGLEHELKDRGGRLKRLRDDVQRLQDLIAALPETAPPESRGAPDEQTPSERAAWPVQGPLLARFGSPRLSGQWDGVLIGAQEGSPVRAVARGRVVYADWLRGYGLLIIVDHGTGHLSLYAFNQSLHKALGDWVEAGDIIASVGSSGGRSEPGLYFGVRENGRPINPLQWSGRGN; this is translated from the coding sequence ATGCGGGGTCTTGCTCGCATCTTAGGGCTGGTCGTGCTGGCCTTGCCGACGGCGGGAGCGGATGCGGGCGAGCGGGAGGAAAAGGACAGGGAGCTGCACACCCTGCGGGGCAAGATACGCATCGAGGAGGTCGCGGTGGGCGGGCTGGAGTCGCAGAAAAGCGACCTTTCCAGTCAGCTCGGCGCGCTGGAGCGGCGCTACGGTGAATTGAGCAAGTCCCTCAGGGATCTCGAAAACCAGGCCCGCAGCCAGGAGCGCCAGTTGGACGACTTGAAGCGGCAGCGGGCCGAACTGCGGGTAGGCATACTGCAGCACAACCGCACGCTCATCGCCCAGACCCGGGCCGCCTATGCCGACGGGCGCCGCGAATGGCTGAAGCTGGCGCTCAATCAGGACGATCCGGCGCGCGCCAGCCGCATGCTGGCCTACTACGGCTATCTCAACCGCGCCCGCTCCGCCCAGTTGCAGATACTGGACCGCAGCCTCGCCGGAACGCGGGAACTCGAGGCGAAATTGCTTGCCGAAGCGGAACGGCTCAATTCGACCCGCGCGCGTATCGCGCGGGAGCAGGCCGACCTCGAGGCATCGCGCAAGCAGCGCCGCGAACTCATGGCCGGGCTGGAGCATGAACTCAAGGACCGGGGGGGCAGGCTCAAGCGGCTGCGGGACGACGTCCAGCGCCTCCAGGATCTCATCGCGGCTTTACCGGAGACGGCACCGCCGGAAAGCCGTGGCGCTCCCGACGAGCAAACGCCTTCCGAACGGGCCGCTTGGCCGGTCCAAGGCCCGTTGCTGGCCCGGTTCGGATCGCCCAGGCTTTCCGGCCAATGGGACGGAGTGTTGATCGGCGCCCAGGAGGGCAGTCCGGTGCGTGCCGTCGCCCGCGGCCGGGTGGTGTACGCCGACTGGCTGCGAGGATACGGCCTGTTGATCATCGTGGATCATGGCACCGGACATCTGAGCTTGTACGCTTTCAATCAAAGCTTGCACAAGGCCCTGGGGGACTGGGTCGAGGCCGGCGACATCATCGCCAGCGTGGGCTCCAGCGGCGGCCGCAGCGAGCCGGGACTGTACTTCGGGGTGCGGGAAAACGGGCGTCCCATCAATCCCTTGCAATGGAGCGGGCGGGGGAACTAG